GTTCAGAACGGGCACTGCTACCGAACGGGCGTGTGGCGCGGAGAAAGAAAAGAAATCCGAAatcaaaccaaaccaaaccaaaccccAAAAGCAAACAAAGTCAACGTGTCCGACTCAAGTCAATATTTGCATAGTGTACTCATTATCTAGGTTAAAGTACACGAAATGTCGAGAAAGTCCTGCCCCATTATGAAACGATTTTCGGTGCTGCTACTACTCCTGGTGCCGCACTTGATGGCCCAAACGGAGAGTGCGCTAAGTATGAGCGTCTTCCATTCGATCGGGCCTGTTCGAAGCTTAAACCCTTTCTCTTCTCACTCCCAGGCTACGAGCAGGCGCGCCAGGCGGTGCTCACGGCAGAGGAGGAGCTGATGACAGGCGGCCATACGTATCTCAACACCGAGGAGGCCAAGGCGGACGACATTTTCATGCAGTACAAGCTGGGTGAGCTGGCGCAGGGCTTCCGCAATGCCGAGCAAAATGCCGCGGCCATGCACTTCTTCAAGGCCAAGCAGCTGATCGACCGGAGCGGCGTCTTCCGCTTCCTGCAGAAGATGCCCAAGGGAGCTGTGCTCCACCTGCATAACTCTGCCTCGGTGAGCTCCAAGTGGGTGGTGAAGAACATGTCGTACATGCCCGGTATGCTCCGCTGCACCACTGATAAGGGTCGGAGTGTCCTAACGTTCCGACGAGCTCCCAAGGAGCACGAGTGCCAGTCGCAGTATGTGCGTGTCTCCGATGAGAGGCGGAGTTCCATTGATCCACTGGTCTATGATCAGAATTTTGAGCGTCTCATCAATCTGTACACACCGGTTCCGGAGCGTAAGTTTTGGGGGAAGCTTCTTTAGAAACCCTCATCAGAGATATCACTCTTTCAGTGGAGTACCCTACGATCACCAAAGTGTGGGATCGCTTCCAAGACATGTTTGACACTTTTGGGGACGCCATTAGATACCTGCCAGCCTTTCGAGCCTATCACTGGCAGATGCTCGAGGAGCTCTACAACGACAATGTCATGTACGCGGAGATTCGTAGCAGCTTCAAACCGGTAAAGGACTTTTTTTTGTGATCATTTCGAGTCCTTTAGTTCATCAAATGACTATTATCAATACTTAAACTAAACTCTTTACCACTCCCAGCAGCTGTACGACGCTAGTGGACGGACCTTTTCGCGGGAGCGAACTATACAGGAGTTCTATGCTCTAAACGAGAAATTCGTACGCCTGCATCCAGACTTCCTGGGCATCAAACTCATCTATGCCGTCTATCGCGGATATGATGTCGATAAAATAAGTGAAAGTTTTGAGGAGTTCCGGCAATTGCAGTAAGTACAAATCAGCTTCGAGAGGAAGTTCCCACTGATCTTGCCCTGCTTTATAGCAAAGCTTTTCCAAACTTTGTGGTTGGCTTCGATCTGGTGGGACAGGAGGACAATGGCAAGCCGTTGTATGCTCTATTGCCTGCCTTGAGGGACTTGCCGCCCACAGCACACTTCTTCCTGCACGCGGGAGAGACCAGTGAGTGGATCGAAGGAGCTGACATGAGGTCATCAAGCTAAGATATGCCTCGTTTCAGATTGGTTTGGGGCCTCAACGGACATCAATCTGCTCGATGCACTACTTCTCAATAGCACCCGAATCGGCCATGGTTATGCGTTAGCCAAGCATCCGATCCTCCTCAACGCGGTCAAGACTCGCCAGATAGCCGTGGAGGTGAGCCCCATCTCGAATCAGGTGCTCCACTTGGTATGGGATATGCGCAACCATCCGGGTGCCCAGTACATGGCGCTGGACGTCCCGCTGGTGATATGCAACGATGATCCTGGTTTCTGGAATGCCAAGGGATTGAGCTACGACTTCTACTATGCCATCATGAGCCTCGCTCCTAATAATGCTGGACTGCGAGTGCTCAAAAGTCTTGTGTGGAACTCGGTGCGATACTCCCTGCTCACAGAGGAGGAACAAAAGCGAGCCTACCAAATCTTAGAGCTGACATGGTCGCGATTTATTGACAAAGTGCTGCAGGGCAGTGTCTTCTAATTGCAGATCTTGCCATTAAActacaaaataataattaaataacAAAATAACTAAAAAATACTCTAGGATATTTATGTGTAAAGCATCGATTTTTTAATCCATCTAAGCCTCTGAAAATCACTCATTGTATGGGGGAACCGACTGACTTTATGGAGAGCCCGCCAACAGATCCTTCGCTTTTTTTGTGTGCTGCTGGACAAGTCGTTCGCAGCTCTCCTGGATCTGCAAATAGGCAGCATGAAAGCCAGCCATGCCTTGTGTCTGTGAAAAGATACGAGACACAATCTTAGTACAATATTCAAATGCTTTCTTGGTGATAATTACAAAGTATGGATCCGGAATGATCTCATCTTCCTTGCGGCCCAAAAAGCTGCCCAGCAGCATTATCTTACACTGAGGTGGAGGCTCTAGCCTGGCTGCCAATTGGCGAAGCTCCGACAGGTTACTGTTGTCCATGCCAAGAACGTAATCAAATTCGTAAAAGTCTTGCGACGTTATCTGAAAAGCAATGATAGAACATTACAAATAATTGtgtaatatatatgtatttaaataCCTTACAATCCGCTTACCATTCGACCCAAGTGTGTTGTCTTCAGACCATGTTGCTTTAGCAGTTGTTGGCCACGTCCCTGAGCCTCTATGCCTACATTCCAATCCCTGAGGCCCGCACTGTCCGTATTCCAGTCCTCCAGTTGATGTTTCACTATCAAATGGTTCAGGACAGCCTCCGCCATGGGCGAGCGACAGGTGTTGCCTTAGATGCacaatttaaaattaaattaatatgCATTTGATTGTTTTATATACATTTGCTTACCTATGCACACGAACAGAACCTTCATCGTGGCGGAGATAATACGAACTGCAGGTTCCGACGATTAGTGCGCTGACTCATTTCAGAATTTCACAATCTATCTTCGGCATGCCGAATATCAGATGCTCTTAAAGTTAGACGATCAATAAGTCGACTTTTTTCAAACACCCAGCTACAAATATGATCGGGgaatatactatatataaCTTGTGGGTCGGGGATGGGTCACCAACTTTTGCCAAATTTTATAACACCCTCTTCAAGGGTATAATAAAACCAGTTCGCGCATTGTACCAGACATTTATTACTTCAACTATGAGTATATCACAAAATCCATTTAGGCCAGACGTTCCTTCATGAAGGCGGCACAGGCCACAACACACTGCTGGTAGGCGGTCTCAAAGCCAGCCGCTCCACGCTCCTGCAAGGTCAAAGGGGTATTCAAGGGTAAGTCATAAATCTTTGATTGCAGCTAACCGACTTACATAATAGGGATCCTCAATGATACGGTTCTTGGCCTCCAGTCCGAAGTCACCCAGCATGAGCAACTCCGCCTTCGAACCCTTGGGCGCCAGCCGTCGCAGTTCGCTCATGTTGTCCTCGTCCATGCCAAAAATAAAGTCGAATTCGGCAAAGTCCTGCTTCTCGATCTGGCGCACAATATGGGTGCACTTGAGGTCGTGCTGCGCCAACGTGCTTATTGCCCGGGGATCAGCACGATTTCCCACATGCCACGAACCAATCGCTGCACTGTCAACCACAACATTCTTCTTGTTCGCCTTTTCCAAAGTGTCCACCATCACCACCTCCGCAATTGGCGAGCGGCAGATGTTCCCTGCAGACGGAAAGCTCGTCAATTACATCAACGTTCCTATTAGAAGCTTATTATTTACCCAAACAAATCATTAGAATTTTCTGCACCATCGTTGTTTACAAATGTTACACTTGCCGGCTGTAGATTAACCCGCGTAACCCCCCAACTTTTAAACAGGTGAACTACTTGAGCTGAACCGCGGAAAATAGTGTCGTTTGTAAATTCTTATTGTAGATCCATACTATCTTTCCTCTTTacttacaaaaaaaaacgatgtCTTTTACCTGAACTGCGTTAAAATTATAACATTTTCATTGTTTTCGGTGGGATATAAAAATACCCCCTTGGTCTACAAAgggttaatcgttctccgtTAAGGACTGGAaaccatattcctcgatttttatGTGTGATATACTTATAGAAAATCGACCTTATTTTTCAATTAGATCAAATATACCATAAAATTTTGATTGCTGAATTGATTTAACTGTTTAATCCAAATGATTCAGGTTCTAGGTTCATTTGAAATTGGCTCCAAATTTGAATTCGTTTGAAGTTGATTTCAATGATTTATTCAATGGTGAACTTTTCTTTTCAAATGGAGCCGTGTCCATAAGCTGGAAATCTTTATAATTGTAACCCTTATAAAAAGTAGTACTAATCTCACGTAATGTGGATCCTCGATGCGACGCTCGTCTGCCTTCAGGCCGAAATCTCGACAAAGGAGAATCTTGGCGTTGGGCCAGGCGTTTGTGGGAAGCCATATTGCTCCGATCCATGCTCAAGATATAGTCGAATCAGCCACGCTGGTGCACTCGATATTGTGACTGACCAGACGCTCGTCCGGCTTGGAGCCGTGGTGCCAACCCTCTGTCGCGGCGCTCTCTACATGCCAATCCTTCTGCACCCCCGCCCTGGCAATCAAGTCACGCATCACAGCCGCGGCGATGAGGGAGCGGCAATGCGTGTgcattgcatttgcattttaaTTAATGGATTCTTTCAGGGATATGCTCTACGCACCCACGCAGACCATCAGCCCGTTCTTCTTCTGAGATGTCCGCGACATGGTTTAATATTTTGAAATTGTAATGTAGTGTGGATAAGAATGGTGGAACAAGAAATGTATTATGGTTTCTAAAACAATTGGCATGTAAATCTACAACAAAACTGTCCCGATATTTGTATCCCTACTTACAGTAAACATTCATCCTCCTAAGACGTAAAATAAACATTGGGTCTGAGCAGAGTTTGGGCCGTTACGTGGAGTCAAGTGGGAAAAACCTAACTCTCTGGATCACACCTCTGCCACTTCCTGTTGCCTGCTGTCTGCTGCACTGCATCCTGTTTACCCACGCTCCGTATTTAATGTTTTAAATGTATTTAAAGTTCATCTGTAGAGGACACACGGGGTCATCTGTCCTCCGGGTACAACTTTTGCCAGTGGAATGAATGAAGAGGTGATGAGAACtgtcctctctctctctggttgCCCATGAATATGCAAGAAGCTGCATCCGCCTCCCCCGAAGAGCAGGCTggaatccacatttttaatgACTTTTAAGGAGGCGATGACACTGCCAGCAAGAGAGCCTTCACTCTGGTTGGTAAGCCCTAAAGCAGGTTGGTCACCTGGCCTGGTCCCGGGGTCTCGTTTCTCAGGCATGGTGTCTGCCTGAAATAAAGTTgcttttaaaataaatttggTTTGTTTTTGGAGAGGAAAAACTGAGTTTTATGCAAATTGTATACCAACCATTAAGGCAAACAAAAGCCagacgtacatatgtacatacatatgtgtgtacataaGCTTTGCCAAGTTTTTGTAGTTGTTGTACTACCCTTGCAGAGGGTATTAGGATTGTGACCAGATGGCCATCTTTCAAAGCTGTCTAGAATAGACCATTTCACTCGGTGTACAGACTGGAACCAACAAAATCGGCAATTATATATGAGCGAATATTTGTCATATTTTTCATGGGACCCCTCTGGAAGAGTATCAATAGCGTCTGGTCCTGAAGAATAGTTTTCTCTCTTGTTGGTTCATGTTGTTGTTGGGACCCGACGACAGGAGGGACTTGCAGGCGGTGGAGGCGGCTTTGACGGCATCAAAGTGAGCTTGTCGGATTGCAGACAAATGTTACGTACTCTCATCACACTCTTACATATGCAAATGTtcctggctggctggctggctgcctggctggatggatggatggcgTTGCTGCAGTGCGTCCTCCGCAATTGACAATTGTtgaaaatgcaaatgcaaatggaaaTGCAAAGACATGTGCCCcctaacaacaacagaaacaacatgcatacgagtacatatgtatgccacAAGAGGAGGCAGAGGCTAGGCGTTGTCGGGGCTATCATCATCCGGCGACGATGACGTCTCCTCGGATAAGATAAACGCCGGCAATGCCAGCTGCAGAGTCAACAACATGGACGGACTGGAGTGACAAATACTACGGGAAAGGTCAGTGCAAATAGAATGAAAACGAAATAGATTCTCAAGTGCAAATGAGGCAAATGATAAGAGGTAAAAAGACAATCATCTATCCCGCTGAGATGACAGTTCTGAACAAACATGGCTCGGCATGAACAGATGAGCATCCAACAGCCATTTTGCATTTGGCAAATGAAAAGCGGAAAAGCTAGCAAGTTAGCTCGCAGACAACTTGTCTGTACATATCTCTCGGCATATCTGTATCTCTGTTTAGCTGAGTGCTTATTTTCATCTGTATCTTTCTGTCGGTGTGTCTGTCCTATGCAGCTTCATCAAATATTTAGCGCCAGGCAGGCGTTGGAGGAGGAGTGGCGTTGGTGGCAGGGAGGCAAGTCCGGGGAAATACAAATAGGAGCATTGTGCTCGTTGAAAGTAAATACAAAACGGACATAGCATAGCTTGGATAACCACTTTGATAAAGTACGAATCAAGACTCGACTGTTTTTATACTCTAAAGAGATCTAAAGATACTAATTTTCAAGATAAATATTTCGATTAAAAGGAAGGCACAGCGAAAATTTAAGATAAGATAAGGGAATGCCTGAAAGTCTACTAATGAAATTGTTGATAAATTAAAGATGAAGCATTTAAAATATTGCAGGCGCCTTTAGTCGTATCCATTTCCGCTGGTAAATATATTTACGCACGAAAAACAATCTTCCCACACTCTCACCCACCCGATATACCCTTGCGGACAGCCAGAGTTTGAGGGGTATAAAAACAGTAAAACTACCCTGCAATTTATTGGGTGTGGGAGGGGAGACAGAGACAGCAGCCGGCACAGCCAAAAAGCCGGCAACAACAAACTCTAGCAACAAAAGTGGGGCTGCTGTCAACATGCTGCCGAGCAGTGGGGAATGTTGCCAAAGTTCGTTTCGTGCCGGCAGCCATGGTACAACTATAGAAGGTACGAACACTTTACCCCCTCTTTTTTTGGTACCACATGTAGCCATCCTGCACTCTAATGGGAATAAGGTTTTTGCTACTCACCCACAAAAAACACACCCTCAACAACCCTCACAAGGAGCAGGAGATGTCATACCTTTTACGGTTATACCATGCCGTCAACCATGCAAGCAAAATTGCATTTGTATGTGTGCTGTCAACAAACTGCATTTGACTGTCTGTGTGCATTTATCTCGTTCCGACTTGTTACAGCAGCAACCGTGGTTCAAAAATCGATGCTCAGGTCGATGCAGAAGATCTTTTGATATCgatttccatttttgctggtataaatatttaaattttaaatataatgaaattgaatttacttataataaaatataaaattacATATGGGTGTATGCAAATTTAGAAAGGGAGGGAGGAAAATTAGATCCTTATTCTCATAAAATGTTTGCTTGTTTTTGCTAATCCACTAGACTTCACTAATAATCTAAGCTAAAAACCAGATAAGCATGTGATATATAAAACGATAAATTGATGTGTCACCGAttataaacaaataaattataaatatataaataccAGTCAAGTCTAGAGGAATACCATGATAGCTGTGCATAGAATATAGATCATAGATAAATGCTAGGcactagggaatatttaggTCTTGCAAACGGAATTCGAAGTGCATACCATCATATATGACATTCATCGCAGCACAAAGTTATTTGTACCCACTGTGCAGTGGTTCAAACAAATACTTGTTTTCAACGTCGTTCAGTAGTACTAGTTGGGTTTTGGGTTATTTTACTTGGAAACGTGAACCGAGGCGGACGTGTGCGGAGCTACCTCTCggacaaaacaaaacgatacGGAACGAACGAACGCGGGCGCGTAGACAGAATCGAAGCAACCGCGCTATAAAAATACATACCACCGACAACAAACAAAGCAACTTACACTACGAGTCCCCCCGTATGCCGTCTGTTTGTCTTTAGTTTTATGGCGCGCGTCAGGTAGATTTCGATCATTTTTGTTATTTCGTCGCGGGTTTTATGGCAAACAAAATCATCCATCCGGCTAAAGAGCTATAGATTGCTAAACAAAAGCAAGTACAAAGTACGGGAGTGTAGTGTAGTGTAGCTTACACTCTCCAGCTACTACAAGAGTGCGAGTTCTAGTGCCCAGTGCCACAGCCACATCTCGGGATTACTCATCATCGGCATATCGGAGTGGAGtaaccaaagaagaagacccagagacgacgacgacgacgacgacgacattTCACTGCGCTTCATGGTGGTTTCTCGGGTCCCCAGTGTCCCAGTGTCTGCCCCAGTGATTTGTCTCGTTCTTTCGCATGCTCGTTGCGGTTACAGCAACTTTACGAAATCACAAACCAGTATCTGAGCCAGTGTATCTGTAAGATACAAAAAGGCAGCTCCAGAGCACATATTGGAATTTACTTAACACGTATGCGACGCACCACTACTACTACCATCATTGGAATCAGCACCACTACCAGCAACCACCAGCACGAAAAACATCTCGAAAACGGAGCCCAGCGCTTGGTCTATTGGATTTTCGACACGAAACGACTCTCACATCGTCCGGGTAAGTACACAAGAGTCAAGAATTGGTCGGTTGCTCATAGCAGAGTTTTCCCAagaaaaataatgaaaaacaTACACTCTCCGATCTGCTATCAGGCCGATGCAGGCAAACACTTGTTCAGTTTTCAGCTGCGTTTTTCCACCCTCGCTCGGCTTGGCTAATGAAGCTGACCTGCCTCGCCGCGGCCAGCTACCTGTTTGGATTGACCCTCAGCGGCAGTGCAGCTAGGTTTTCCCATTAGCCGATAGAAGATCTCCCTACCACATATCGAAAGCTATTTATAAATGCTGCCCCTGACGGTGTCGTGCCCcttgtccctgtccctgtcccgcCGTGCCCCGTCCAGAGCCACGGCTTACGCGCTGCGCTGTGCGTTTGGGGCCCAGGCTGAAGCCCCAGAGCCGGTTTTTggcctgtctctctctctggatgTCTCTCTGTCTGGCTGTctttctgtccgtctgtccgcctgtccgtctgGCGGGGCCAGCATCAATTCAATTTCTACTGGCTGAGTGAGTTTTTACTCGTATATTGTGGCTGCGATGAAGAATCTCCATCTCCGACTCTCGAGCGGTTACCCGACTCTCTTCCACTTCCTCTCGGTCTCCGGGGTCGTCTCCTCTTCAGTACGAGTATCTCAAGCTGGTTTCGTGCTGTTTTCTTTTCTCTGGCTTTGTtttctttcgtttcgttttcgttttttaCCATTTGCTGATCATGTTGCCTCTGCTTGTGCTTCTGGCcactgctgatgatgatgctgtGGCTTATTGCCGCCAAGATTATTGCcgatttttttgttttcttcactgactggctggctggctagCTGGCTTCCCCCGTCCAAGAAGGtgcatggccttatttacccaCTTTCCGAATCGCTAACCGATTTGTGCCCGTTTTCTGTCCGACTGCGGCTTTGGG
This region of Drosophila miranda strain MSH22 chromosome 2, D.miranda_PacBio2.1, whole genome shotgun sequence genomic DNA includes:
- the LOC108157412 gene encoding adenosine deaminase 2 isoform X1, translated to MSRKSCPIMKRFSVLLLLLVPHLMAQTESALSYEQARQAVLTAEEELMTGGHTYLNTEEAKADDIFMQYKLGELAQGFRNAEQNAAAMHFFKAKQLIDRSGVFRFLQKMPKGAVLHLHNSASVSSKWVVKNMSYMPGMLRCTTDKGRSVLTFRRAPKEHECQSQYVRVSDERRSSIDPLVYDQNFERLINLYTPVPELEYPTITKVWDRFQDMFDTFGDAIRYLPAFRAYHWQMLEELYNDNVMYAEIRSSFKPQLYDASGRTFSRERTIQEFYALNEKFVRLHPDFLGIKLIYAVYRGYDVDKISESFEEFRQLHKAFPNFVVGFDLVGQEDNGKPLYALLPALRDLPPTAHFFLHAGETNWFGASTDINLLDALLLNSTRIGHGYALAKHPILLNAVKTRQIAVEVSPISNQVLHLVWDMRNHPGAQYMALDVPLVICNDDPGFWNAKGLSYDFYYAIMSLAPNNAGLRVLKSLVWNSVRYSLLTEEEQKRAYQILELTWSRFIDKVLQGSVF
- the LOC108157412 gene encoding adenosine deaminase 2 isoform X2 gives rise to the protein MSRKSCPIMKRFSVLLLLLVPHLMAQTESALSYEQARQAVLTAEEELMTGGHTYLNTEEAKADDIFMQYKLGELAQGFRNAEQNAAAMHFFKAKQLIDRSGVFRFLQKMPKGAVLHLHNSASVSSKWVVKNMSYMPGMLRCTTDKGRSVLTFRRAPKEHECQSQYVRVSDERRSSIDPLVYDQNFERLINLYTPVPELEYPTITKVWDRFQDMFDTFGDAIRYLPAFRAYHWQMLEELYNDNVMYAEIRSSFKPLYDASGRTFSRERTIQEFYALNEKFVRLHPDFLGIKLIYAVYRGYDVDKISESFEEFRQLHKAFPNFVVGFDLVGQEDNGKPLYALLPALRDLPPTAHFFLHAGETNWFGASTDINLLDALLLNSTRIGHGYALAKHPILLNAVKTRQIAVEVSPISNQVLHLVWDMRNHPGAQYMALDVPLVICNDDPGFWNAKGLSYDFYYAIMSLAPNNAGLRVLKSLVWNSVRYSLLTEEEQKRAYQILELTWSRFIDKVLQGSVF
- the LOC108157413 gene encoding low molecular weight phosphotyrosine protein phosphatase 1, whose translation is MKVLFVCIGNTCRSPMAEAVLNHLIVKHQLEDWNTDSAGLRDWNVGIEAQGRGQQLLKQHGLKTTHLGRMITSQDFYEFDYVLGMDNSNLSELRQLAARLEPPPQCKIMLLGSFLGRKEDEIIPDPYFTQGMAGFHAAYLQIQESCERLVQQHTKKAKDLLAGSP
- the LOC108157414 gene encoding low molecular weight phosphotyrosine protein phosphatase 1, whose protein sequence is MVQKILMICLGNICRSPIAEVVMVDTLEKANKKNVVVDSAAIGSWHVGNRADPRAISTLAQHDLKCTHIVRQIEKQDFAEFDFIFGMDEDNMSELRRLAPKGSKAELLMLGDFGLEAKNRIIEDPYYERGAAGFETAYQQCVVACAAFMKERLA